The Pseudodesulfovibrio sediminis genome includes the window TGGTCGGATCGGCGGCCCGTCCGTGGACCCGGTAGCCGGACAGCAGGTCGTCCAGCGTGCCGAGCCATGCATTGGTTCCCCAGTCCGGTCCCACATTGCGGTAGGTGACCATAAGGCGCCCGTCCGGGATGCGGCCCATTGTGGGGCGATGCCCGATGAGTGGCGTGGGTACAGGGGATGACCAGGTGCGACCGTTGTCTTCGCTCAGGCAGGCGTACATCGGCTCGAATACAAAGCTGTTTTCACGCATGAGAGCGACGATGCGGCCATCGGGCAGTCGTGTCATGGACGCTTCGCACAAAACAAGATTGCGATGGGCGGCCAGAATGGAGGTTTCATTCCAGGTGTGTCCACGATCCATGGACCGGAACACGGTCTGTTCGGTGGGAGGCTGGCGGATGGCAGGGTGCTCCTCGTCACCGATATGCGAGTGCCCGGTAATCAGGTATCCGTCATCATCCAGATCCAGAACGCGGTCGAGCATGTCGCGCGTCAGCCCCGAGGCCTTGAAGGGCGTCCACGTTTCGCCATTGTCACGGCTGGTATGAAAAATATGCGAACTGTCTGAGAGGAGAATGGCGCCGTCAGGGAAGCGGAGCAGGCGCGGACAATGGCTGCGTCTGGAGTCGGGATAGATCGGGTCAGACCATGTGCGGCCATTGTCGTCACTGAATCGAACCACGGCCACACGTCTGTCAGGGCGGACATGCTTGTCCATTTCGTTGTAGACGACAACGAGGCGGCCGTGTGCGGAGCGGATGACATCCGGGAAGGCCATGTAC containing:
- a CDS encoding sialidase family protein, producing the protein MPSLSDDPTRHVIIDRRDGQYMAFPDVIRSAHGRLVVVYNEMDKHVRPDRRVAVVRFSDDNGRTWSDPIYPDSRRSHCPRLLRFPDGAILLSDSSHIFHTSRDNGETWTPFKASGLTRDMLDRVLDLDDDGYLITGHSHIGDEEHPAIRQPPTEQTVFRSMDRGHTWNETSILAAHRNLVLCEASMTRLPDGRIVALMRENSFVFEPMYACLSEDNGRTWSSPVPTPLIGHRPTMGRIPDGRLMVTYRNVGPDWGTNAWLGTLDDLLSGYRVHGRAADPTNPTFTPDGMRVHNEEGKLSVVRYALRPLTDPRTATASLEAEVKVDAADTNGCAIRMGVWWRLQPDAIKPDGDESPPIAMTPGFNTIRLDYAAGRVSLFINGEEQTTIEVDDDHADTRPIIFGAPYPFEENSVDCTWKRVSLNVVEPAYERAYTWQWNAEDGLPDQWVRDHMLELRNDRHAAAPDFGYSGWAMLDDTHFFCAYHHGGGAEEDYEPLHSAHIAGTWFSLNDFK